A stretch of DNA from Orcinus orca chromosome 3, mOrcOrc1.1, whole genome shotgun sequence:
CATCAGTGATCTACACAGCCGTCCCTCGGTGGGATCTGCGGGGACTGCTTCCAGGACCCCCGAGGTGACCAGAATCCACAGACGCTtaagtcccttatgtaaaatggccTGTAACCTACGCACGTCCTCCTGTGCCCTTTAAACCATCTCTGGATGACTCATGATACCTGATACAGTGTAAATAGTTGGCTGGTGtgcggcaaattcaagttttgctttgtggaactttgtggaatttttttttctgaatatttttgatccacgGTTGGTGGAATCCAAGGACACAGAACCCGTGGCTGTGGAGGCTGGCCGTATGTGTACCCACCTCTGCGCCTGCCCCTGCCGCTGGCACCCTGCCCCCACGCCCAAAAGTGCAGCCTCTGCGTCCCCAGCTGCTGGTGTCTGGGGGGTGGCAGCGCGGGGTGTCCACAGAGAGCGGGGTCCAGGCCAGAAGGCGGAAGAGGTGGCAACTGAGCCTCAGTTACCAGAGCTTTCCACCGTCTGTGCGTCACCAGCTTACACACTGCCCCTGGAAGCGAGCCTGGTCTGCCAGTTTGGTTTGTGCAGGCCACCCTGGTACTCGTTCTCCTCTCCTAAAGCCCTGGGTTCCACACCGCAGAGCTGGCAGGCGCCATGGGTGGGCGTGCTTGGGGCGCCCCATCCTCTGTCGGCGGGTGGACGCGTTCATTTGTACAGCGGCCATTGCGGTTTTCTGGACTCACTGGGCTCCTGGGGTTCTGGTCTGACCTTCAGAGGCCACACCGTGCACAATAGCGGGGAGTGTTAGGAAGTTTCCCCACGTGAACTAACCATCTTCTCCTCCTTGAAACAGCAGAAAGGACCCAGGAGTGATAACAGTAAATCAAATAAGATATTTGTCGGTGGAATTCCTCACAATTGTGGTGAGACAGAGCTCAGGGAATACTTCAAGAAATTTGGAGTGGTGAGTTCTCCCCGCGCCAGCAGCAGGTCGGTCAGGGCGGGAGTGGCGCAGCCCTGTGTCCTGGGGAGGCTgagcctggcacaaagcagacCAAAGCCCCATCCATTCCCTGCATGGCCAGTTACCATCCCAGGAGAGGACTTACTGTAAATCGGGCAGACTGACCTCCTGGAAGGCCCTCGGGTCGGTTGTAGCCACTGTGGTGGAAAGCGCTAAATGGTGTCAGGAAGAAGGGGCTGGGCTTGGGTGAGGCTTCCGCCCCCTCCCCTAGGATGGGGGGCGGGTGggtttgttttctggaagaggcTAAAAAACTTTGGGGAGCTGAGTTCTAGCGGGGCAGACAGGACACAGGCAGGGCTTAGGGGGCCAGTGGGCTGGGAGGCTGTCCCCTCATCCGAAGCAGAGACACGAAGTCCCCCCAGGCTTCCACCGGCCACGCGTGCCCCGGCTGCAGCGTGCTTGCCTGGTGGTACCTGTTTGTACCCAGGGCCTGGCAGGAACTTGTGCGGAGTGGACGAGGAAGGGAACGTGGTGGCCCAGCCAGGCCGGGGACTCTGATCCCGGGTGGGAGGTCCTGGCTCTCGTCTCCCCACTGGAGCGTGGGGCCTGGGCCCCTGGTGACCCGCCACCTACCCTGCCCCGTGAGCACCCCTCGGCCTGCTCTCGGCCCCATGGGTCTCAGAGCCCAGGAAGCCGGCCTTTTGCCTCGGAACTTCCTGCACTCGGCAGGCAGTCCCAGGCAGCGGGGGCCGGGAGTGTTGTAGGCAGATGTGCCTGTGCCACCTGCAGACCTGGGCCCTCAGACGCCCATCTCCCTTCCAGGTCACGGAAGTGGTCATGATCTACGACGCGGAAAAGCAGAGGCCTCGAGGTAAAAGAGATGGAGTTTGTCCCTGGCCTTCCCCTCAGATGGCAAACTATCTCACAATTAGGTGGTGGTTGTAGCGAGCCTTGCCTCAGGAGAGGGTGGTTTGGAGACTGAAGTCCCTTCCCACGCAGCCCCAGCCTGTCTGCTTCCCAAGGGCAGGCggtacaacctttttttttttttttttttttttaagctcgtTCTTTTGAAGTTTTTACAACTTGGCATGAATTTCAACATGGTTTATGTTTTTAAGGGTGTCCTGAAAGattagtctttcttttaaattgtgaGCTTGCTCAATTACGACCGTCTCCTGTTTTAAGTTCACTCCAGCGAAGTCAGGAGTCTCATTTCATGTCGTCAGGCTAGGTCTGCCCCAGCTCGGCTTGAACGTGGAGTTCCCTTGATCCAtcccatgcttttttttcttttcttgttcttttttccgTAAGTCCCCTAAGTCGGCGGGGCGGGTGGGAGGAGGGCAAGGAGCCGCCCCAGCGCGCCCGCATCAGCCTCCCCCGCCGCCACCTGCACGTCCACTGTGGTTTGCGGGGCTGGGACACTGGGCGCCCAATTTCCGtgccctttgtttttctttcttttttttttttccccctggctgCTGCTATTTGTCCCTGCCTCTGTCCCTGTTTTGGTTCCTGAACCGCTTTTGGGCCGGCCTTGTGAGCTAGGTGCGCCAGGCCCCGcggcccctgcccagcccctcgAGGCATCCAAGCGTGGCCGGCGCCGCCCACAGCATGCGCCCGCCATGCTGGAGAATAGTTTGCCATTTGAAcctcatcctcctcttcctccatgaTTAAGTAACGTATCCTCACTTCATGTCGATTAAGCTGTTAAGTCTtagtcttaattttaatgtagacGTACATGCTTAGTGACATACTTAAGTGTTTCATAGTAAAGTACAGTAATGTTAAGtaagttgtttttccttttctctctgtgaaTTGTTTGTGATTAACGATATCTCTTTAGATTTCTCTTCTCCAGGTGCTAAATTATATCACACAGGTACAGGCCAGTCCCGCAGTCAGAGGAGGGAGCGGGCTTTGCTCCAGTGGGGTGTAAACGAAGTTTCAGTGTGTTTCTGTTCCGCTTCCTCAGCGGTGATGTCGCCTCTTGACAGACAGACGCGTCCCTAGAAGCCCTGCCCCGGGGCTCCTTCCCCACGACTCACCACCTCTTGCACTCTAAGGACCGCGAGCCCTGTGGCTTCAGACACTCCTGCACTTGGAGAAAACGTTCACTTTCTCACATGCCGTTCATCACCCATGTTGTGTTCCACCATTTGCCTCTGATCTTGGGACGCCTTGGGACGCGGGGGTCCCGAGGCTGCTCTTAGTCACCCCGTGGGCCGCCTGTGGTCCTCAGCCCGGGCCCGGGGGCGCCAGGCGGCCGGTGCGGGGTCTGGGCAGGAGGGGCTGTGGGCGAGTGCTCGGGGCTCGCCCCTCGGCCCTGTTCCCATGTAGCTCCTGCCATCATCCTCCGCCGTGGGGCTTGGCGAGTCCCTGCGCGGCCCCCAGTGCTAGGCGGGTGGAGGGTGGGAGCCGAGCCAGAGCCAGCAGTTGGTCAGCGGGCTCCCCGAGAGCTCGTCCctactttctctccttcctgagtCTTCTCCGaagcctccctccctcgctccctccctccctcgctccctccctccctccctccctgtccctcgGTCCATCTGAGGCTCCCCATCCCCGCCCCGGGGCTCAGTCCCCACACACCTCAGCCGCTGCCTTTGCTCCCTCATGCCCTCCCGCGTGCCCGCCACTGCGGCCTGTCTCCTCCGGTCTGTTCACAGTTCCTCCCCACGCCGTGTGCAGGTCCTGTGTGCGTGTGTCACGCTCAGGCAGGCGCGTGTGCGGAGAGGACGGGCCTCCCGGAGAGGCTGCCGCCTACCGTTCTGAGCTGCCTTCCCTCCTCCATCCTTCTCCCACCACAGTTCTGCCAGGAGTCTTTCCACACGGTCCACACAGCTGTGCTCCCGCATCCTTCTTTGCTCAGCTCGAGAGGCCTCCTTCCTGGGCGCTCCCTCCCCTGCCGCCAGGGGCTGCCCCCGCCCCCTGCGTCCACCTCCCGCGTtgctccgtgcccctccccccacacccatcTTCCGCCCCTTCTGGGCCCTGGCCCTTCCCCTGGCCTGTCCTTTGTTGTTCGAGGTCTTCCGGCAGCTGGCTGCCGTGGGGGGCCTGTAGTGCTCAGCGCAGATGGGCCCTGGGAGCCAGAGCAGCAGCCTGAGGGCTGGACACTCCACGCTAGCCAGGCAGCCGCGCTCACCAGACCAGCAAACTTCGTTTATACTGCACTTTCTTGTGTTTGGGAAACGCTAAattgtttttccctttgaaattgTCCTTTTGATGACATGGTGCCTCTTGCTCTTGCTGCCGACAGCAGTGTTTGACCTGCTGGAACCCACTGTGGCCTGTATCTCTGTGTATTTATGCAGCTACGTATAGATAGACACCTGTATACATACGTACGTTACCTTGGCAGGACTCCTCGGGCTTACCCAACAGCGTTGGGCAAGCTTGGCGAGGCTCTAACTGGTAGAGACGTACCTCTGTTAAGGCGCTAGAACAATGTACGGCTGCTGTCAGCACTAGCTGCAAAGCGACTGCCAGCCGAGGGGGAGGACCCTGGGTTTCAGAAAAGCAGAAGCGCACCCACGACACACCTGGGGCTGCCCGCCAGCCGGGCCCTCACCGCCCTGCTGTCCGGGCTGCTGCTAAGATGCGCCCCTGTGATTCCAAGGTCATCTCTGTGGAGGAGGCGGCGTCTGGGCTGAGACGTGCTCATGCCCCACAGCCTCGCACACTTGCTTCGCTGAAACCCTCGGTCGATCCCTCGGCCCGTCCCTAATACTGTTCATCATCCTGTTTTGTGTCACAACACCCTGCTACCTTGATTCACTCTTCGTCGTTGGCTAGGTTTTGGATTTATTACTTTCGAGGACGAACAATCAGTGGACCAGGCTGTCAACATGCATTTTCACGACATCATGGGCAAAAAAGTGTGTAgttgtagttttattttaccttaagaCCAAACTAAGTCTTAGGCAACCTCGGGATTTCACTGGAGAGGAAATCCCTTGACAGGAGGAGGGCCGGGCTAGTCATCCCAGGACCCCCAGCTGGGGGTCGGACCCGGTTCTCGGAGCCCCTGGCTCTAGAGCCCCTGGGGGGCGGCCGGCGGGGCGGGCAGGCTGGCGTCCAGTGAAGTCACGGGTTGCCTCAGGCTTGGTTTCAGTGACCACTCCTTCAGATgtgtgtcccctcccctcccctcccgtccCACGCCGGCCCGTAAAGTGCCGGGCCGTGAACCTTTGAGAACAGGTTCCGTGTAAAACTGAAGGCAACGTAAACATCCTGAAGGATTGGTTTTCAAATTGGGTCACTTACTGTGAACTCGGTACCGGCCACATGCTCCTGATAGTTCTTAACTCCATGCAGTCAAGTGACCTCTGGTGTTTCATCTTCATACTGTGTTGCTGCCACGGAGGGAGCCTCTCGGGAGGTGGCCCGACCCCTCATTTTCCGGCCCTGAGCTTGCTGAGAACTCGGCTCTCACCTGAGTAGCTGGTGGGGGGCTGTGCAGTCGCCCAGGCTGCCGCCCCTCCCAGGCCCTCGGCTTGTCCTCGTCCCCTCGGCAAGCCCAGCCCTTCTGCCGGAGCCCTGCGTCGCTGAGATGTGGAGGGAGTCTGGCCCCAGGggtacccccccccccgccccttcgCTTTACAGATGGGCGGCTGACTCAGTTCCACGCGAACCTGACTGTGCAGGAGACACAGTCATGCTCTCAGTTTGAGACGTTCATTGATGCTTCTAGTTTAAGGTTAGCTTGCAGATTCCAAGGGTGTGCGCTGTTATGAACACACGTTCAGAAGAGCCCGTGTCCCATGTTTTAAGGTCCTGTGGCGTTTacaactggggagaagtgaggtCCTCCTTCAGGGACAGAGAGGCCCGCTCAGTGCACGGATCTGCTCCCAGGGGCAGAGTCCAGCTCCAGCCCTGTCTTGAAGGGCTGGGGCCCACTTGTAATTAAAAGCTAAGGGCAGAATAGGAAgactaaaagaatatatatacttcTTAAATCACAGGGCTGCTTTGCTTTGTAAGCAGGAACCAAATTCCCTTAAGGAAAGTGTGAAGACTCATTAATTTGAGTTCTTTGAAATGGGTCCTCTGGTCCTGCTTTCGCACTGCCCTGAGCTACTGGGGATTTTGTTCCTGTCCATGGAGCATCCTCGGGGCATCGGAAGGTGGGGTCTTTGTGCCTCTGTCCCCCGCCTGTCTGTCCTCTCCCAGGAATGCCTTTAGGCAGAATTGATGGGATTCTGAATACAGGATGCTTGGCGCACCAGGCTGTGAGACCCCAAGGACAACTCCAAGTGAATTCATTGTCTCTTTCTCCTTGCTAAAATTTATCCTACAAACAAGAATAACTGGGGATTCTAGAATGCTAACGCAGCCCTGGAATCGGGGGTCTTTGCTGTCCGTCGGCCCACATTGGAAAGGCTGTGTAGGCGGGGCTAGGCCTGGTGGGATGGGTACCTCGGTCCCCTTGTCCCACCCTCCACATGCTGTGGCTCCTGGCACGTCCAAAAGCGGAAGGGTCCTGGGCTGCTGACCTAACACAGTATGAAGATTGCTTACTGATTcaaatgtccattttattgcatgtttgtttactttttttgttaGATGTAATGTAAGATTCTCTTATCACATCCATTCCCTCTGacattattttgagttaattgagATTCTTTAAGCGTTAGCCTGGGGAAGGTAAGTCTTTATCTTCCattagacattttaaataaaaaacctaaGTAAACCAACTGTGTTTCTCAGGTATGAGCTGAAGGGCGAAGGCAGGGCGGGGGCTTTGGAGAGGGCCTGCACAGCTGGCCGGCGGGGCCAAGAGGAGGGCCACGATGGTTGGCCTGAGCCTGACCTGCGTGACCCTGGGTTGACACTGCCCCTTAACTTGACTGAAAGGCCCCTGTCACGCACAGAACTCTCTGCGGACTCTTGGCCCTCAGCCCTGCTCTGCAGTGGGTGGGGCTTCATGTGACTTACAGTTGGATCTATTGTACCTGAGAAACATTTTTTagacaaaagaattttaaaaacttttttaagaaaaaaagttactgGCCTAAATAAGGTTTATAGTTAAGTATTTAGTTTTAAGTCATAATAAGATGCTAAGTGTAGTTGTAAGTTATCTGAGGGTGTGTCTGAAGGGAAGGGGGTCTGAGACCCTCAGCATCTCCCTAAACCAGAGCTCGATTTGTCTAGGTGGAAGTTAAACGGGCCGAGCCACGGGACAGCAAAAGCCAAGCGCCAGGCCAGCCGGGGGCCAGCCAGTGGGGCAGCCGGGTCGTGCCCAGTGCCGCCAACGGCTGGGCAGGTCAGCCCCCGCCCACGTGGCAGCAGGGGTATGGCCCGCAAGGTAAGGCTGGCGTCCCTCCCGACGGGCCCATCCACAGCTGGGACGCGCCCACTGCCACGCGTGCGGGCTGTGGGGGCCGGAACCTGCGCCAGGGCCCCTCCCTGTCCAGGGCTGGGTGGGTCTGTCCCGTCTGCCGCCCACGGGCGCTGGGAGTGCTGGGCTGGTGCCTCCGGTGGAGGTCGGAGATGTGTCTCCAAGGGCAGGTGCCACGAGGCCGGAGTGGGAGATGGACGTGGCTGACTGTCTCGCAGGCTCTGGTCGGAGGCTCTGGGGAGAGTGGGGTTTCCACCCAGCGGGGAGGAAGCATGGCGTCCTGCCTCTTGAGCCCTTTGGGTCTATTCCAGCTCCCTGGGCTGTGGGCCCTCCGTGTGGGGCTGGCAGAGCTTTTACGGACAGCTTTGCGGGGAGGCTTGGGGTGGCCAGGGGCCCCGAGCCAGGATCCAGGAGCCTCCATTCCCTTTAGAAACCTAGGGAAGGAACACTGTCCAGGGAAGGGCACCGGGCGCCCCCAAGCTCATAGACTGTTTCTGCATGGCTCCAGGCTTTATTCCTGGTCTCTCCAGGGCTGGCTTTTAGAATGGTTTTTATTGCAAAACAAGCCACGGCTGTAGGGGACCATCTAGTGAGACCAGATGCCCTCACACCCACAAGCAGGGGAAGAACCAGCGCTTGGCCGGAGGCCGCCCTGGcttcctgcctcccagcctgAGTCCCACACATGCGACTGAGTCCCTGCTCTGTGGGCGTCCCCGCCCTCCCGACCGAGGGGCTGCTTGGAAGGGCTGGGGCCATGCGACCCAAGGAAGGCTCCCCTCTGACGTCTCCCCTGCACCCGTGATGCGTCAGGACACCAGGTCCCGCGGGGGGCGGGGGTCCCCAGTCCACGCCATGGCGCTGACGCAGCACCCACCCCTCTCTGTTTTCCCTGCAGGGATGTGGGTGCCAGCAGGACAGGCGATCGGTGAGTCCCTGTTGGGAGGAGATGGAGAGAACAGGGTGTGAaactggtggatggggctgggggcTTCTGCCCGCCCTCATCCTGCTCTCTGTGTTCCAGGTGGCTACGGACCGCCCCCCGCAGGAAGAGGAGCCCCCCCGCCGCCTCCGCCCTTCACCTCTTACATCGTGTCTACCCCTCCTGGAGGGttcccccctccccagggcttCCCCCAGGGCTACGGCGCGCCCCCGCAGTTCAGTAAGTGGCCGCGGGCCCTGTCGGACAGagaccctctccctcccccaccctcttgcTCACCTTGATCCCTCGGGACCTGCTCTCCGTGCTTCACTTGAGGGGACTTGATTCACTTCCTTTGTGCCCAGCTGTAATTGAAGAGGCGCCCCTGGAGGGCTGGGGCGGGCCTTCCATCCCCCAGCACCGTGGGTAGAGGGGGTGTGGCCACACGTGGTGACCGTGTGTCCATCAGGAAAGAGAAGTGCCTCACCTGATCCTGTAGGGCCGACAAGCAGCCACCTGAGTGTATCGTTCGGCCGGCAGGAAGTGTcttctgccttccttccctcGTGTTCCTTGGGGCGGCGTGCTCAGCGGCCCCCTGTGGCCAGGGACCCGGGACCGGGCAGTGCAGCCCTGTAGCCCGGACCAGGGCCTGCGGGCCACCTGATGACCGCGTGTCCTTACAGGAGGGGCGCCTGCTCCCGGCCCAGCCCCCGGCCAGTTTCATTTGTGATGAGGAAGAGCGGGGCGCCCTTCATGGACGGCTCACAACTTCCCGCCTTCCCAAGGCCACCCGGGCTGCGGCCCCGCCCGGCTAGGCGTGTGCTGCCAGGCTGGCCGCTGGTCGGGCTCTGCCCGGTGGGGGTCGTTTCCTCGGCTGTGGGCCTGGCCTGTGGGCGTCCTCGAGGCCTGGCTGCTGGGTGGAGGTGGTCTGGGCGGCTTCCTGAGGGTGAGCACCGCGTCTGTGTTTGTCTTTCCTGTCTGCCTGCAGGTTTTGGCTACGGGCCTCCACCTCCCCCACCGGATCAGTTCGCCCCCCCAGGGGTTCCCCCACCACCGGCCACTCCGGGGGCTGCACCTCTGGCCTTCCCGCCGCCTCCGTCTCAGGCCGCTCCGGACATGAGCAAACCGCCGTCAGCGCAGCCCGACTTCCCGTACAGTCAGTACGGTGAGTGCCTCGCTCCCCACATCCACGCGCCGCGGGGAGAGCTCGAGAGACCCAGGCTCGAGCGGGCCTTATGCAGGCGCTTGGTTTCTGGGGTCTCAGCCAGGGCGCTGGCGCGGAGGAGCATCCGCGGCTGGCAGACGTCCGGGGCCTTGTGCCTGGGGGTGCCCCGGTGGGCCCTGCCGCCTTGGGTGTCTGGGTTTGTAGGGCGCAGGGCGGGTGTGAGGGCCGTGCGACGTCAGCATTGTGTGTCCCCAAGGGTGCTTGCCAGGTGGATGCTGGAGCCCGGGGTCCGCACCCATCAGAGGAGCTCCTGTGGGGACAGGGTGGGCCTGGGGCTCTGCTGGCGCTGAACAGACGCCCCCAGCACCCCTACACCGCACGCTCTTGTTCCCCTGGGGGCCTTGCCCGGCCGCGGTCCCTGAGCATGTGGGTTCTCACCTCACCCGGAGCAGGACGTGGCGGTGGTGGCGGGTGTGGGGTCGCCGGCCCCCGGTGGGGGTGTGCGAGGGACAGCGCGtgtgcccctccccgcccctgctCCTCTGCCGAGGCCGCCTGGGGCAGTCAGCCTGGTCTCGTCTCTTGCCAGGCCTGGGTACCTCTTCTCCAGAGCCGCCAGGCTTCGGCCCTCACTTTGTTTACACTCTTATGGTCAGGCTGAGCAGTGATGTGGCCTAGGTAGGTGGCGCTTCCTCCTCCACGGTCCCCACTGCCTGCGCCCGGGCCACGATGTCGCCTCCTCTGCCATCCTGGGCGGGGGTGGACTCGGCGGTGCCCTCGGGGACGGGCCCTTGCCGGGGCAAGGATCTCGTCCGGCCACCGCCC
This window harbors:
- the DAZAP1 gene encoding DAZ-associated protein 1 isoform X7; its protein translation is MNNSGADEIGKLFVGGLDWSTTQETLRSYFSQYGEVVDCVIMKDKTTNQSRGFGFVKFKDPNCVGTVLASRPHTLDGRNIDPKPCTPRGMQPERTRPKEGWQKGPRSDNSKSNKIFVGGIPHNCGETELREYFKKFGVVTEVVMIYDAEKQRPRGFGFITFEDEQSVDQAVNMHFHDIMGKKVEVKRAEPRDSKSQAPGQPGASQWGSRVVPSAANGWAGQPPPTWQQGYGPQGMWVPAGQAIGGYGPPPAGRGAPPPPPPFTSYIVSTPPGGFPPPQGFPQGYGAPPQFSFGYGPPPPPPDQFAPPGVPPPPATPGAAPLAFPPPPSQAAPDMSKPPSAQPDFPYSQYGLGTSSPEPPGFGPHFVYTLMVRLSSDVA
- the DAZAP1 gene encoding DAZ-associated protein 1 isoform X2, whose translation is MAPSLPRAPESLPPRVSEVSLGLPELPSADREQEERKYIKHPAQRWHGVSGHKELSPVPAVLLASSQGKLFVGGLDWSTTQETLRSYFSQYGEVVDCVIMKDKTTNQSRGFGFVKFKDPNCVGTVLASRPHTLDGRNIDPKPCTPRGMQPERTRPKEGWKGPRSDNSKSNKIFVGGIPHNCGETELREYFKKFGVVTEVVMIYDAEKQRPRGFGFITFEDEQSVDQAVNMHFHDIMGKKVEVKRAEPRDSKSQAPGQPGASQWGSRVVPSAANGWAGQPPPTWQQGYGPQGMWVPAGQAIGGYGPPPAGRGAPPPPPPFTSYIVSTPPGGFPPPQGFPQGYGAPPQFSFGYGPPPPPPDQFAPPGVPPPPATPGAAPLAFPPPPSQAAPDMSKPPSAQPDFPYSQYGYGQDLAGFGQGFSDPSQQPPSYGGPSVPGSGGPPAGGSGFGRGQNHNVQGFHPYRR
- the DAZAP1 gene encoding DAZ-associated protein 1 isoform X1 → MAPSLPRAPESLPPRVSEVSLGLPELPSADREQEERKYIKHPAQRWHGVSGHKELSPVPAVLLASSQGKLFVGGLDWSTTQETLRSYFSQYGEVVDCVIMKDKTTNQSRGFGFVKFKDPNCVGTVLASRPHTLDGRNIDPKPCTPRGMQPERTRPKEGWQKGPRSDNSKSNKIFVGGIPHNCGETELREYFKKFGVVTEVVMIYDAEKQRPRGFGFITFEDEQSVDQAVNMHFHDIMGKKVEVKRAEPRDSKSQAPGQPGASQWGSRVVPSAANGWAGQPPPTWQQGYGPQGMWVPAGQAIGGYGPPPAGRGAPPPPPPFTSYIVSTPPGGFPPPQGFPQGYGAPPQFSFGYGPPPPPPDQFAPPGVPPPPATPGAAPLAFPPPPSQAAPDMSKPPSAQPDFPYSQYGYGQDLAGFGQGFSDPSQQPPSYGGPSVPGSGGPPAGGSGFGRGQNHNVQGFHPYRR
- the DAZAP1 gene encoding DAZ-associated protein 1 isoform X6 translates to MNNSGADEIGKLFVGGLDWSTTQETLRSYFSQYGEVVDCVIMKDKTTNQSRGFGFVKFKDPNCVGTVLASRPHTLDGRNIDPKPCTPRGMQPERTRPKEGWKGPRSDNSKSNKIFVGGIPHNCGETELREYFKKFGVVTEVVMIYDAEKQRPRGFGFITFEDEQSVDQAVNMHFHDIMGKKVEVKRAEPRDSKSQAPGQPGASQWGSRVVPSAANGWAGQPPPTWQQGYGPQGMWVPAGQAIGGYGPPPAGRGAPPPPPPFTSYIVSTPPGGFPPPQGFPQGYGAPPQFSFGYGPPPPPPDQFAPPGVPPPPATPGAAPLAFPPPPSQAAPDMSKPPSAQPDFPYSQYGYGQDLAGFGQGFSDPSQQPPSYGGPSVPGSGGPPAGGSGFGRGQNHNVQGFHPYRR
- the DAZAP1 gene encoding DAZ-associated protein 1 isoform X4, coding for MSPDVVQCPLGAGLSRKLFVGGLDWSTTQETLRSYFSQYGEVVDCVIMKDKTTNQSRGFGFVKFKDPNCVGTVLASRPHTLDGRNIDPKPCTPRGMQPERTRPKEGWQKGPRSDNSKSNKIFVGGIPHNCGETELREYFKKFGVVTEVVMIYDAEKQRPRGFGFITFEDEQSVDQAVNMHFHDIMGKKVEVKRAEPRDSKSQAPGQPGASQWGSRVVPSAANGWAGQPPPTWQQGYGPQGMWVPAGQAIGGYGPPPAGRGAPPPPPPFTSYIVSTPPGGFPPPQGFPQGYGAPPQFSFGYGPPPPPPDQFAPPGVPPPPATPGAAPLAFPPPPSQAAPDMSKPPSAQPDFPYSQYGYGQDLAGFGQGFSDPSQQPPSYGGPSVPGSGGPPAGGSGFGRGQNHNVQGFHPYRR
- the DAZAP1 gene encoding DAZ-associated protein 1 isoform X8 codes for the protein MKDKTTNQSRGFGFVKFKDPNCVGTVLASRPHTLDGRNIDPKPCTPRGMQPERTRPKEGWQKGPRSDNSKSNKIFVGGIPHNCGETELREYFKKFGVVTEVVMIYDAEKQRPRGFGFITFEDEQSVDQAVNMHFHDIMGKKVEVKRAEPRDSKSQAPGQPGASQWGSRVVPSAANGWAGQPPPTWQQGYGPQGMWVPAGQAIGGYGPPPAGRGAPPPPPPFTSYIVSTPPGGFPPPQGFPQGYGAPPQFSFGYGPPPPPPDQFAPPGVPPPPATPGAAPLAFPPPPSQAAPDMSKPPSAQPDFPYSQYGYGQDLAGFGQGFSDPSQQPPSYGGPSVPGSGGPPAGGSGFGRGQNHNVQGFHPYRR
- the DAZAP1 gene encoding DAZ-associated protein 1 isoform X3, which encodes MAPSLPRAPESLPPRVSEVSLGLPELPSADREQEERKYIKHPAQRWHGVSGHKELSPVPAVLLASSQGKLFVGGLDWSTTQETLRSYFSQYGEVVDCVIMKDKTTNQSRGFGFVKFKDPNCVGTVLASRPHTLDGRNIDPKPCTPRGMQPERTRPKEGWQKGPRSDNSKSNKIFVGGIPHNCGETELREYFKKFGVVTEVVMIYDAEKQRPRGFGFITFEDEQSVDQAVNMHFHDIMGKKVEVKRAEPRDSKSQAPGQPGASQWGSRVVPSAANGWAGQPPPTWQQGYGPQGMWVPAGQAIGGYGPPPAGRGAPPPPPPFTSYIVSTPPGGFPPPQGFPQGYGAPPQFSFGYGPPPPPPDQFAPPGVPPPPATPGAAPLAFPPPPSQAAPDMSKPPSAQPDFPYSQYGLGTSSPEPPGFGPHFVYTLMVRLSSDVA
- the DAZAP1 gene encoding DAZ-associated protein 1 isoform X5, producing MNNSGADEIGKLFVGGLDWSTTQETLRSYFSQYGEVVDCVIMKDKTTNQSRGFGFVKFKDPNCVGTVLASRPHTLDGRNIDPKPCTPRGMQPERTRPKEGWQKGPRSDNSKSNKIFVGGIPHNCGETELREYFKKFGVVTEVVMIYDAEKQRPRGFGFITFEDEQSVDQAVNMHFHDIMGKKVEVKRAEPRDSKSQAPGQPGASQWGSRVVPSAANGWAGQPPPTWQQGYGPQGMWVPAGQAIGGYGPPPAGRGAPPPPPPFTSYIVSTPPGGFPPPQGFPQGYGAPPQFSFGYGPPPPPPDQFAPPGVPPPPATPGAAPLAFPPPPSQAAPDMSKPPSAQPDFPYSQYGYGQDLAGFGQGFSDPSQQPPSYGGPSVPGSGGPPAGGSGFGRGQNHNVQGFHPYRR
- the DAZAP1 gene encoding DAZ-associated protein 1 isoform X9; translation: MIYDAEKQRPRGFGFITFEDEQSVDQAVNMHFHDIMGKKVEVKRAEPRDSKSQAPGQPGASQWGSRVVPSAANGWAGQPPPTWQQGYGPQGMWVPAGQAIGGYGPPPAGRGAPPPPPPFTSYIVSTPPGGFPPPQGFPQGYGAPPQFSFGYGPPPPPPDQFAPPGVPPPPATPGAAPLAFPPPPSQAAPDMSKPPSAQPDFPYSQYGYGQDLAGFGQGFSDPSQQPPSYGGPSVPGSGGPPAGGSGFGRGQNHNVQGFHPYRR